The stretch of DNA GCCGGCCACGTCGAGTCCCGAGGAGTCGACGGCTCCGATGTCCTCGCCGTTAACGGCATGATGGAGTTTGCGCGGACTTTCGCTTCCGAAATACCACTGGCCCTGAGCAAAACTTTCAATCTTCATAGGATTTCGATTATATCGAGATCCCAGGTGCGGGGCTATGCAGGCTGCTGCCGGAGCAGGTGGTTGGAGACCTTGTTGAGGAGGATCCCGTATGCCCTCTCGGCAATCTCGTCCATGGAGGGGGTGTAGGCGAAGCGCTCTTCGGCCCGCCGCCTCAGTTCTTCAAGGGAGGGAAACTGGGGCAGGTCGGGAAGATGAATCTCGGCCAGGTACTCGGATGCCTGCTTGTGAGCCTCGCTGGCCCGCTGACGCAGGTCCTTGAGGGTGGGCTTATGCTGCCAGGCCTCGGCGATCTGACCGCTGATCCGCTCGACTGAGAAAGTGGCCGCCAGGTCGTGAGCCACTTTGTCGATGATGACGGAGGGCAGGGGACGCTCACCGGCCACCACGTGGGCAGGCGGCTTGCGCAGGCCCCACACCACGCCCGTCCAGGAGAGCACCTTGAGCACGTAGTAGGTGAAATCGACCTCGTACCAGCGGAATCCCTGGGCGGTGCTGCTTTGATAGTAGTGGTGGTTGTTATGCCATCCCTCACCCATTGTCATCAAGGCCAGCCACCAGTTGTTGCGCGAATCGTCACCGGTCACGTAGCGCTGCTTGCCGTGCACGTGGGCCAGCGAGTTGATGCAGAAAGTGGCGTGGTAGAGGAGCACGGTGCTCCAGAAAAAGCCCACCGTCAGTCCCGGCCATCCTCCTATCCAAAGCGCGGCCAGGGCCATGAAGAGAGCCGGCAGGTTCTGAAAGCGGTCCAGCCACACCAGCTCCGGATACTTGGTCAAATCCTTGCAGCGGCTGTAATCGGCCTTACCCCGCTTCTTGGAGAAGATCCATCCCACGTGGGAAAAGAAGAAGCCATGCTGGGCCGGGGAGTGGATGTCTTCGGGCATGTCGGAATACTTGTGGTGGCGGCGGTGCTGGGCCGCCCACCAGATGGTGCCCTTTTGGGCCGCGCATTGCCCCAGAAAAGCCAGAATGAACTGGGCCACTCGGCTGGTCTGAAAAGTCTTGTGAGAAAAATAGCGGTGGAACCCGGCCGTGATGGCCCACATG from Acidobacteriota bacterium encodes:
- a CDS encoding acyl-CoA desaturase yields the protein MPATKKNFPRRVQPEYHDDIIYPDAIPFVLVHLACLGAIWTGVTWESVAIMFSFYFLRMWAITAGFHRYFSHKTFQTSRVAQFILAFLGQCAAQKGTIWWAAQHRRHHKYSDMPEDIHSPAQHGFFFSHVGWIFSKKRGKADYSRCKDLTKYPELVWLDRFQNLPALFMALAALWIGGWPGLTVGFFWSTVLLYHATFCINSLAHVHGKQRYVTGDDSRNNWWLALMTMGEGWHNNHHYYQSSTAQGFRWYEVDFTYYVLKVLSWTGVVWGLRKPPAHVVAGERPLPSVIIDKVAHDLAATFSVERISGQIAEAWQHKPTLKDLRQRASEAHKQASEYLAEIHLPDLPQFPSLEELRRRAEERFAYTPSMDEIAERAYGILLNKVSNHLLRQQPA